One genomic segment of Arachis duranensis cultivar V14167 chromosome 4, aradu.V14167.gnm2.J7QH, whole genome shotgun sequence includes these proteins:
- the LOC107486045 gene encoding subtilisin-like protease Glyma18g48580, which yields MSCYNIFLPLLVLSFLLFTFLPGAAHGSKKCYIVYLGAHSHGPTPTSLDLETATYSHYDLLGSVLGSHEKAKEAMIYSYNKHINGFAALLDEDEAAIIAENPNVVSVFVTKKHKLHTTRSWEFLGLHRNDKNSAWPKGRFGENTIIANIDTGVWPESTSFDDTGYGPIPSKWRGGNVCQINNFQSPRKKHCNRKLIGARFFIRTFEAYYGKLDGKLQTARDFVGHGTHTLSTAGGNFVEGASVFAVGNGTAKGGSPRARVAAYKVCWSLQDESDCFGGDILSAIDQAINDGVDIISISIGDQYLVHPEDIFTDEISIGSFHAISNNILFVASGGNDGPTPGTVANVAPWIFTVAASTTDRNFSSTITFGNGQQITGASLFVDLPPNQAFPLILAADGKLANATTRDASLCRRGTLDPAKVRGKIVDCLREGKIKSVSEGLEALDAGARAILVQNQEQNGETTLAEPHIMSGVNYPALDPNAIKGKKPSHPPFHDTATTDISITLPTTVMFSPVHTFFNIKPAPVMASFSSRGPSQIQPSILKPDITAPGTNILAAYSLFASASDILVDGRRGFRFNVLQGTSMSCPHITGVAGLLKTLHPHWSPAAIKSAIMTTATTLDNSNGPIKDAFDDKLANSFAYGSGHVRPNLAIDPGLVYDLHLDDYLNFLCASGYNQQAISALNFNRTFTCKGNHSIDDLNYPSITLPNLKLSPETVTRTLTNVGPPGTYNVTAKVDGCKITVVPNSLTFTKLNEKKTFKVTVQASSVIQSYKYQFGELIWTDGKHRVRSPITIRRRK from the exons ATGAGCTGTTATAATATTTTCCTTCCACTTCTTGTTTTATCATTTCTTCTTTTCACTTTCTTGCCGGGAGCTGCCCATGGTAGCAAAAAG TGCTACATTGTGTACTTGGGAGCACATTCTCATGGTCCAACCCCTACTTCTCTTGACTTGGAAACCGCCACATATTCTCATTATGATTTGCTAGGTTCAGTTTTGGGAAG CCATGAGAAAGCGAAAGAGGCCATGATATACTCATACAATAAGCACATCAATGGCTTTGCCGCTTTACTTGACGAGGATGAAGCAGCAATCATTGCAG AAAACCCAAATGTGGTTTCTGTGTTCGTGACCAAAAAGCACAAATTGCACACAACACGGTCGTGGGAATTTCTTGGACTACACAGAAATGACAAGAACTCAGCATGGCCAAAGGGAAGGTTTGGTGAAAATACAATAATCGCCAATATTGATACAG GCGTTTGGCCAGAATCCACGAGTTTCGACGACACGGGATATGGCCCCATCCCATCAAAATGGCGCGGGGGTAACGTCTGTCAAATAAATAACTTCCAGAGTCCTAGGAAAAAGCATTGCAAcag GAAGTTGATTGGAGCAAGATTTTTCATCAGAACTTTCGAGGCATACTATGGGAAACTTGACGGGAAGTTGCAGACAGCTCGTGACTTTGTAGGGCACGGGACACACACTTTATCGACAGCAGGTGGCAACTTCGTGGAAGGAGCAAGCGTATTCGCGGTTGGGAATGGGACAGCAAAGGGTGGGTCTCCAAGAGCCAGGGTTGCAGCCTACAAAGTCTGTTGGTCTCTACAGGATGAATCAGATTGCTTTGGGGGCGATATCTTGTCCGCAATCGACCAGGCCATAAACGACGGTGTTGATATCATCTCCATCTCCATCGGCGACCAATATTTAGTGCACCCTGAAGATATATTCACCGATGAGATATCCATTGGCTCATTCCATGCTATTTCTAACAACATATTGTTCGTTGCCTCTGGCGGAAATGACGGACCAACACCTGGAACCGTCGCTAATGTGGCTCCCTGGATATTCACGGTTGCTGCTAGCACAACAGATAGAAATTTTAGTAGTACCATTACTTTTGGTAACGGTCAACAAATCACG gGAGCCAGTTTATTCGTAGACTTGCCACCTAACCAGGCCTTTCCTCTGATTCTTGCTGCTGATGGTAAACTTGCCAATGCCACAACTCGAGATGC TTCACTTTGTAGGCGAGGGACACTTGACCCAGCAAAAGTCCGCGGAAAGATAGTGGACTGCCTGAgggaaggaaaaataaaatcagtTTCCGAGGGTTTGGAAGCTCTGGACGCAGGTGCCAGGGCAATACTCGTGCAAAATCAAGAGCAAAATGGAGAGACAACTCTTGCTGAGCCTCACATTATGTCCGGTGTGAATTATCCAGCTTTAGACCCAAATGCTATCAAAGGAAAAAAACCATCACACCCACCTTTTCATGACACTGCTACCAC TGATATTTCAATAACCTTGCCTACAACAGTAATGTTCTCCCCAGTACATACATTCTTTAATATAAAACCAGCTCCAGTTATGGCTTCATTCTCCTCTAGAGGACCGAGTCAAATTCAGCCATCAATACTCAAG CCTGATATTACAGCACCAGGAACAAACATACTTGCTGCCTACTCACTATTCGCTAGTGCGTCTGACATACTAGTAGATGGTCGTCGAGGGTTTCGATTCAATGTGCTGCAAGGAACATCTATGTCTTGCCCTCATATAACTGGAGTTGCCGGACTTCTCAAAACTCTTCATCCTCACTGGAGTCCCGCTGCTATTAAGTCTGCAATCATGACCACCG CAACTACACTAGACAACTCAAACGGCCCTATCAAAGATGCATTTGATGATAAGCTAGCGAATTCTTTTGCTTATGGATCAGGACATGTTCGACCAAACCTTGCAATAGATCCAGGACTTGTTTATGATCTGCACCTTGACGATTATTTGAACTTCTTATGTGCCTCTGGATACAATCAACAAGCCATTTCAGCACTTAATTTCAACAGGACTTTCACTTGCAAAGGAAATCACAGCATAGACGACTTGAATTACCCTTCAATCACATTGCCAAATCTAAAGTTGAGTCCAGAAACTGTTACTCGTACACTCACCAATGTGGGTCCCCCAGGCACATATAACGTTACTGCCAAAGTGGACGGATGCAAAATTACTGTTGTGCCCAATTCCTTGACTTTTactaaattaaatgaaaagaaaacctTCAAGGTTACTGTGCAAGCATCAAGTGTGATTCAGAGTTATAAATATCAATTTGGTGAATTGATATGGACAGATGGAAAGCACAGAGTCAGGAGTCCTATTACAATCCGACGCCGCAAATGA